In Brassica napus cultivar Da-Ae chromosome A3, Da-Ae, whole genome shotgun sequence, the sequence AACAGTTACCTGAAAAGTTTCATCGGCAGCCATGTCATCCAGAAGAAGAATGTCTCTAGTTATTCTGCGAAAGACCGACTCTAAAACCAGGCACATGCTCTGTTTGTAAGTTTTGGGCCGTAAGACTGGCTCCCATATCATATGCACTTTCTCTAGACTGAACACAACCTATGAAACAATTTCAATCTCTCATAAAAATGACACTGTATACGAAATAAGGTAAGAAGAACACATAAAATCAATAAAGAGTATTTACCTGCTCAATGCTAAATTTTGCAGATTCAAATTGCTTCATTTGATGAGTATCCTGAAATCCATCTGCACTGTCTATAGCCTGATGatatagatgcaaaaattgttagaTGAAGAATCAATGCTCTTTTAAACTTCACATAATACTACTTTTACAAAGAAATTCACCTCTTGCAAACTCGAAACTACTAGCTGAATTTGTCTTTGCAAGACTTCTTCTGCCATCAGTTTAAATCTTGGGGCTACGTCAGCAAATACTGCATGTTCCTTGATGGAGCTAGGGAAGCTAGCACGATACTGTGAAACAAAAATGATGTTATAGTCAGAGAAGAAGCATAGCCAAAATAAAGCTGTTTAAGAAGAGAACGTTGGTTTCTCAATCAAAGAAAGTTCAAAGTCCATACCTCAAAAGCAAGTCCAAGTATCTCTTCGAACAAATAAAGACAATCGTTGTGCAGAAGAGCAGCGGCCTGATTGATGCCATTGAGTtgtttctctagcttcacattTCAGAGAGATCAAGGAAGAAATACTATAAGATTTTACGCATATTCGTGAAAGATTTTCAAGTGTATGTTCGTTAAAAGTTCTCTTTCACTGACCTTGACAGGAACAACAGCTTCATACAGAAGTATAGAATCTCGAGCAGCATGGTAACACTCTGTTGCAACTCTTGCAGAAGACACACAAACATCCTGCAGAAAAAAATGAGTTTATTATCCCAACCATGTCTGAAAAATGCTAATACTGAATTTCACAAGTCCAAAAGATCTACCTCGAGAGTCTTATGCACCAAATGCATAAGTTGAGAAGCAGCTTCCGACACCATACACACTTCAGATGAAAAAAGTAAGCGAACTATGTGCTTCGACGAATCTTCATCTAAAGATTCTGCACCACCAGACTTAAAACTGGCGTTCCTCATAGCAAGTCCCTGAAAAAAGGATTACACAGTCATGATTATTAACATGTTCATGCGGTAGATAAAGACGATAAGCTCACCTTGGGAATCGTAAAGTTACACTGCAACATCAAACTTCTTGCTTTTGCTAAAATTTCTATCTTCTTTCTGGATGCAAAATGAACCTCAACATTTTCAGCATATTTGCTGAGCCTCCCCTCCGCATCAGATGGTGAAACGAAATTCAATTCCTTCAGAGCTGTTTCAAATTGAGAAGTCCTCTCAATAACTTTCTGAAAGTCGGCAAGTTTCGAAGCGTCTTCTGGGACAACCTGACTCCAAAAGGAACAACAAGCTTTTAACAACCTACAATCGCAGTTCTAAGGAACAAACTTCATCATGTTTTCCGAGTTATAAAAACGAACCTTTGAAAGAAATTTAGATATAATTAGCTCTGATATTCTTGGCCATGTCAATCTCCCGAAAGAATGGATCCATGTAACGTTTCCAAAGCACAAGGAACTGCAAATGAATTTAACAACCTTAAGAATTCCTGAATATATTGCCTCTCCATCCACATCTTCAGTCTGCATTCAAGAAAATAGAGGTTTAGAAGACAAGGACCAACGAAGAAAATATAGAATTCATGAGAGGGATAATGAGCAGATCCCATCTCTACCATAGAAATAGCTACCTTATGATCTGAGGATTGATCTAGCTGTAATGTCGCTTCGGTTATATCCCCTGAGGTTTTACATGAATCTTCTACGGCGTTAAAGGTAGATGCATGAGTTACAGCTGGGGTAATGACATGCTTGAAGATTGAGTCCGCTGCTTTCGCAAGCCCATAGTCTAACATTCCAATCACCTAGAAATATTCAGAACAGTCAAAACTCAAATAGCCTGAAAACAAATGACTCAtaccaaaagaaagaaaattttttttgttgaaaatgtTATGACTTTTGCTAGAATAGACACAGAAGTCCAATCACATTCATACCTCCATAGCCTCGAGAACAGTAGTAAGAGCGATTCCAGTAGTCTCACCAACGCTTAGCTGATAACTAATCCTGAGCTTACACGACTCCAGCTCAAAACGCACTGCACTTTCCATAAATCTTGCAA encodes:
- the LOC106437783 gene encoding centromere/kinetochore protein zw10 homolog; this translates as MPEIDALFESINVRDLLAGHDLNDPTTPLSAPDLRLLINRLQSHSLRIKSKVQSYLVAHHSEFSDLFSTCQDAVSRTRLISDDVSDVVELVSDRPVDVEIRKVVDEITEKTKEVRLKRESLELVSAIVGICEAVEETKVALRGGRFRFAAERVRELKGVLRVGEEEEGGEPVAYALLRKEWSDCFDEIQEVLARFMESAVRFELESCKLRISYQLSVGETTGIALTTVLEAMEVIGMLDYGLAKAADSIFKHVITPAVTHASTFNAVEDSCKTSGDITEATLQLDQSSDHKTEDVDGEAIYSGILKVVKFICSSLCFGNVTWIHSFGRLTWPRISELIISKFLSKVVPEDASKLADFQKVIERTSQFETALKELNFVSPSDAEGRLSKYAENVEVHFASRKKIEILAKARSLMLQCNFTIPKGLAMRNASFKSGGAESLDEDSSKHIVRLLFSSEVCMVSEAASQLMHLVHKTLEDVCVSSARVATECYHAARDSILLYEAVVPVKLEKQLNGINQAAALLHNDCLYLFEEILGLAFEYRASFPSSIKEHAVFADVAPRFKLMAEEVLQRQIQLVVSSLQEAIDSADGFQDTHQMKQFESAKFSIEQVVFSLEKVHMIWEPVLRPKTYKQSMCLVLESVFRRITRDILLLDDMAADETFQLQRLIHLMFENLSSLLGSLKSADETSRPLDDLIPSLRKSRKLAELLDMPLKSITSAWESGELLSCNFTRTEVQDFIKAIFADSPLRKECLWRIEDVVN